The Yersinia kristensenii nucleotide sequence GCATGTGTCTATATGATTTTGATTTTATTTTGAATAATAATGAACACCTTACGTTAACCATTTAATTAAAAAGTATTTTTTTTAGGAGTAACTAATAAAAATTTAGACAACGCAATTTAAAAATTTAATTTATATATCAATACCATACAAATATTTTAGCACAAAAAATGAACTACCTTTTATGCTAAAATAAGGCATTTCAGGTCAATATAAATCAATGGGTTAGATATCCATTTTGACCTGTAATTAGATGGCTGCTAGCCCCTCAAATGTGGGGCTTTTAGGACACTTACCTCCCCCTACCACAAAATCCCGCACTTGTTTTAAGTCCGTTAGCCCTTCCACTTCATCTTTCATTTCCCTTTACCGCTGTTGACATCCTCCACACCCTGAAGGACATGGATTCCTGCTACATTCAGGCTGTCGCTTAAATCATTTCGGTGGGTTCCTGTTTCAACGGGCCGCCTACCTGCACCATCCCTACACAGGCAAGCACGTCATGTCCCGCCGCAAAAATATTACGAGCTCCGTTTACATCGGCGTTCGCTGTATATCCACACTGCCCCCCCAAGGACGGCTACGCCATCCTCACTATCTTTCCCCGCTCTGAAGGCGGGGGGTGTCGCGCACCGTGTCATCTGGCGCATATTCGCAATTGTTTTCATAGAAACCGACAGTGGATTCTGAATAAAGCATATTATTTTCCTATTGATAACCACAGTGCCTTAGCGCCACTAGCTGCACTATCACCATAGTGAGTAATTCTGATACTTGTCAGCACAGCAGAAGGTACATATACGTTGTCGGGGGAAGCCCCTTGGGCGGAATTAAATATCGCACCAGACCAGTAGTTTCCTTCTGAGTAAGCATGTGGCAGGGTAATGACTACACTTGCATTATTTGATGGGATCGTCCATGTTCCCCACTGAATAATATGTCCGGTTGGAAATTTTATGTGATTAGCATCACCTGAAAAACCAAGGTAGCTTATCAGTGCAGTGAGACTCTCTGATGAAAGTAAGTTCTTTCCGACTTGTGTTAAGTCAACTAATCCCGCCGCTTTATTACTTGTGAAATACGGCAATTTGTTCGCTGAAGCAACTAATGCCGACAGCGCTGTAAGATTTTGCGATAATTTTTGTTTATCGCTCAATAATACATCAATGCCAAGTTTTTTAATTGCCTCTTCTGCTGTTGTCGCTCCCGTTCCTCCAGCATCAATTGAGGCTGGAATTTTCCCTGTATTTTTGTTTGCAAAATACCATCCAGTGTTATCAATTCTCAGATAGGTATCATCATTAGGCGAAAAAATACGCGTAGCATCTGCTGCCTGCTGGAATTTTCCTAAACGAAGGTTTTTGACAAAGAGTGCTGGGTCGGGAATATCAGCACCATTCTGGTTTTTTTGTAATGCCCCCACTGCCAGATTGACGGTCTCCCGCAAATCAAGATTATCAACAAAGCGTGGTTTGTCAGGGATATCCGCACCATTTTGCTCTTTCTGTAAAAAAGTCTCGTTTACCTCTCCTCGACTGTATATATCAAGATTTCTTCGTGCTTCAGCTTTATTACTTAAATCGGAGAGATTTTTAATAATATTAAGATAACGCTCATCCAATTGTGCTTTCGCATTATTAAATAATGCTGTAACTAGAGATACTTTAAGTTTATCCAGATTACCATCATCTAATATATCATCACCTGAATTTTCAGCCATAAACTCAGCAACGACGTGAGAAATAACAGATGATTGTCGCCAAACTTTATTAAGTTGTTCACTTCTGGCAATACCGGATTGAAAACCATTTATAACTGCAATCAACTCATCGAATTCGGCTTGAGT carries:
- a CDS encoding gp53-like domain-containing protein; the encoded protein is MPKNEFKAFAIGKNANVLTQAEFDELIAVINGFQSGIARSEQLNKVWRQSSVISHVVAEFMAENSGDDILDDGNLDKLKVSLVTALFNNAKAQLDERYLNIIKNLSDLSNKAEARRNLDIYSRGEVNETFLQKEQNGADIPDKPRFVDNLDLRETVNLAVGALQKNQNGADIPDPALFVKNLRLGKFQQAADATRIFSPNDDTYLRIDNTGWYFANKNTGKIPASIDAGGTGATTAEEAIKKLGIDVLLSDKQKLSQNLTALSALVASANKLPYFTSNKAAGLVDLTQVGKNLLSSESLTALISYLGFSGDANHIKFPTGHIIQWGTWTIPSNNASVVITLPHAYSEGNYWSGAIFNSAQGASPDNVYVPSAVLTSIRITHYGDSAASGAKALWLSIGK